The genome window CTGGATGTCGGCGAGGACCATCTTCGGCCGGGTCTTTTCATACAGTGCGATCGCCTCGTCGCGGGTGCGGGCGATCCCGGTGACGCGGTGGCCGAGGCTTTTCACCATGTCCTCGATGTCCATCGCGATCAGCGGTTCGTCCTCGATGATCATGATCTCGGTGGCGACCTGCCGGGAAATTTCGACCGAGGCGCGCTCGAGCAGCTCGGGGATCAGGGCTTCCGGCACGTCGAGGATCTCGGCGATCTCGGGCGGCTGGAATCCCTCCACCGAGGCGAGCAGGAACGCCTGGCGCGGCACTTCGGGGATCGACTGGAGGTTCGACTGGGCGCGCTGCTCCCACGCGAACGGCGACGGCTGGTCCCAGACTTCGACATGGATGGAACCATACAGACTCGCAAACAATTTATAGAGTGCGACGCGGTCGTTGCGCGCCTCCGGGAAGATCGTGACGTCCGCGATCAGGGCCTCGAGAACCGCCGAGACGTATGCGTCGCCGGAACTCTGGGATCCGGTGAGGGCGCGGGCGTACCGCCGCAAGAACGGAAGATGCGCGGCGATGCGTGTCGATAGCGGCATGAGAACTCTCCTGTGACGGGCATTCGGGCAAATCTGCGAGGCAGAACGTTCCGCCGAGATTTTCCGTTCCC of uncultured Alphaproteobacteria bacterium contains these proteins:
- the phyR gene encoding Phyllosphere-induced regulator PhyR is translated as MPLSTRIAAHLPFLRRYARALTGSQSSGDAYVSAVLEALIADVTIFPEARNDRVALYKLFASLYGSIHVEVWDQPSPFAWEQRAQSNLQSIPEVPRQAFLLASVEGFQPPEIAEILDVPEALIPELLERASVEISRQVATEIMIIEDEPLIAMDIEDMVKSLGHRVTGIARTRDEAIALYEKTRPKMVLADIQLADGSSGIDAVNDILHSSAIPVIFITAFPERLLTGERPEPTFLVTKPFNPDMVKALISQALFFHEAAEKAA